Genomic window (Bacillus vallismortis):
ACATTTTTTAAACAATAAGATTCTGAGTTAGAGTATCTAAAACTTAAATCTTCTACGCGAATACTATGTTCTAATTTGTCGAAATTAACTTTCTTGGTGGCAGCCGGCTCTTCCTCTTCTTTATTTAATATATTGAAATATAGAGGAAGGTAAATTGTAGTTTGATGCAAGTTTGTTAAAGAACCGACTATCTGATGAGAAAAGCCTTGGAATTGTGATATTGCTTGAATTAGCAACATAAATGTTCCAATGGGTATATTAGGCCAATTTGAAATAATGAAAATGATTAAAATAACCAATTGCAAAATTTGAGTACCAATCATTAAAATTTGAACTAGAAATTCCCGTTTGTTGTTAAGTATTCGTTCAGGATTTACTGCTTTCCAATAATATTTACTCCACTTGTTTATTAAATAATCACCAACTTGAAACATTTTTATTTGAACAACTGATTCTCTGTTTTTTAACAGATCCCAAATTGTATCTTTTTTTCTTTTTATTTCACTGGTTTTATCCAAAATGGCAAGTTCTTCTTTGTTATACAACCTTGACATAAGAAAATTAATGGCGCTGATAATCACTAATAAGGTAACGATCGACCAGTGTAAATTTTTAAGGATTACAATTAATCCAGTTATGGATAAAATACCTTTAACTAACTCTATTATATCAATTAACAAACGAGTTCCCATTAAAGGGATTACTTGTGAAACTTGTAATATATCATTATATATAGTCGAATTATCTAAAGTGGAAGTCCTAATCTTACTTACTTTATTAATTAAATTTAATTCAAAATGGTACGTAAATTTGTAGTCTAAATTATTTTCGATGATACTATTGATCAAAGATAGTATCTGAATGCTAATATATAAGATAGCTTGATAAATCAATAACCAGATAATTTTTGAAAAATCAGTCGAACTTGAAATGTTATTGCCTATCTCCTCAGTCACTGTTAGTGAATAGATAGGGAGAATAGAAAGCATAACAGAAAATAAAAGGAGAATAATCAAACTGAGTTTTGATATATGAAAATAAATTTTAATAACTTTAAAAACGTTTCTAAACATTTTCAGCCTCTTTTAAATAAAAGTTTCATGGTTTATTAATAGTTAACCCTAATTTATATTCACCAATGTGGAATTGTTACGAGATAAATAAAAAAAGAAAGACTTTAAAAGTCTTTCTTTTTTTATTATGCTTTGACACAAGGTTTGGCTGAGCATTTAGGAGACGCGACAATTACAGACTCCCCCTTTTTGCAACCCCAAACTTGAGTATAACGATAATATGAATAACCTATAAGATGGTTACATTTAGAAAAGTCATAAACACATCTATTTTTTGTTTTACATGCCACTGTATTCACCCCCTTTCATTTGAAAAAAACTCACATTTTATTCCAAGTTGATAAATCACGTAAAATATCAATATTCCCATGGTATGTACCTAACGATCGACCTTCAAAATCGATAGCCATAATTAATGGAAATTGATTGAATTTCAATTGTTCAAGTGTATTAACAGAGCTAATGTAGTGAGTTATTTCTGGCAATTCTTCTAGTGCACTAAAATGGTTTTTTCTATCTATATCAGGAATAACATTAGCTTCTGGAGGCATAAATGATAATACAACTATTTTTTCATTTAGGTTCTTCAAGTTATAAATAGAAAGATCTTCTAGCAGCTTTTGACATTCACCACAGCCGACTGCAGTTAATAACAGAAAACTATCTTGTAAGGTGTTTGAAGGAATTACAGTTTCTTTGTGATTTACAGGATTAATAATTGTAAAATCGGGAAGAATATCGCCTTTTTCAATTCCTTGATCTGTTACCTGGTGAAGTTCTATTTTTTTCTTAATTGACAACCCAGTTTCGTTTTTTTGTAATAGATTAGTTATCTTCCACATGAAATATAAAATTAAAATTAATAAGATCATTAATATAAGGTTGAAAACTAGCTCAATCTGCATTTAAATCCCACTTTTCATCTAATAAATTATGTATGTTACGAGCAATGATAAGGCCTATAAATAAAAAAACTATTCCAAGTTCTAGTAAGATGAAGTTGTATACATTTACTGTATTTGTTCTGGTGGGAATAATAAGTATAGCGAAAGATAAGAGCATTAAGCTCAAATTTCTGAAAATGGTTTTTTTTCCAATGAAGCTGCTCCCAAGAACTCCTCCACAACTACATTTTATAATATTTCTTTTCTTTAAATTAAATGATATTAATATTGTAAATACTAGTAGTAGAATGAATATTCCAAGTGCCCCGATCCATCTCGTCGATTGAAAAAGTAATAATAATGATAAAATCAACTCTGCTGTAATGACAAATATAGATGAAGTTAAAATGACTCGTGAGTTATTAATCTTAGTAAAGGAAAATACTGTTTTTTTGAAATCTGAGAACTTCATTATCTTTGAAAAACTCGTACTTATAAATATATTTGCCAAGAGTAAACGGAAAACTAAGGAGATACTAATCATCCTATAACAAGCCTCTCTTCAAAAAAAATTTGACTCTTATTAATCCTTAAACAATATTCAATAAGATATATTTTATAGGGTTTAATATATGAAAATGGGAACTATTTCTTCTGAAAAATATAATAGCATCATACGGATAAATTTACAATATATTTCATTATTTTTATATAAAAATAAATAAATGATGGTTATAGTGCTTAGTCTAATTAGAATTTTATTGGGATTTTTACTAATTATTATCTCTGGCTTTATTTATTATTTAAATGTGGTTTATGAAAAATTCCTGCAGTTTTTAATGGGAAAATTTTTATTCTATTGTTAAAGATGGTTAAGGAACTTGTTTCCTTATGGGATAATCCCAGCGATTCCAGCCAAAATAACAGCAAATACATTTTGAAAGAAGGTTCCCCAACAATGGATTTATTATTGGCTCTTCTCCCGGCTTTGTTTTGGGGGAGCATTGTTCTCTTCAATGTGAAATTAGGCGGTGGACCGTACAGCCAGACACTCGGAACGACGATCGGGGCGCTCATTGTGTCTATCGTGATTTATTTTTTTGTTCAGCCCGCTCTGTCACTGCGCATTTTTATTGTCGGCATCGTATCCGGCTTATTTTGGTCCCTTGGACAGAGCAACCAGCTGAAAAGCATTGAATTGATGGGTGTGTCCAAAACAATGCCGATTTCCACTGGAATGCAGCTCGTTTCAACCTCACTGTTCGGTGTGATTGTGTTTCGTGAATGGTCTACACCGATTGCGATTACGCTTGGCATTCTCGCTCTGATCTTTATCATCGTGGGAATCATTCTCGCATCATTGGAAGATAAGAAAGATAAGAAAGAGGGTGAGCCAAGCAACTTTAAAAAAGGCATATTGATTCTTCTTGTCTCGACGCTCGGTTATTTGGTGTATGTCGTCGTTGCCAGATTGTTTAATGTGTCTGGCTGGTCGGCTCTTTTGCCGCAGGCGATCGGGATGGTAATCGGGGGACTTGCTTTAACCTATAAACACAAACCCTTTAACAAATATGCAATCAGAAATATCCTCCCCGGCTTAATCTGGGCAGGAGGAAATATGTTTCTGTTTATTTCTCAGCCGAAGGTCGGCGTCGCAACAAGCTTTTCCCTCTCGCAAATGGGAATTGTCATTTCTACGCTCGGCGGCATATTCATCCTGCGTGAAAAGAAATCAAAACGCCAGCTTATTGGGATTGGGATTGGGATTGCGCTGATTATCGCGGCAGCCATATTTTTAGGAATCGCCAAAACAAATTCATAACAATTGGAGGAGGATATATATGTATCCGGATTTAAAAGGAAAAGTCGTCGCCATTACAGGAGCCGCATCAGGCCTTGGGAAAGCCATGGCCATTCGCTTCGGCAAGGAGCAGGCGAAAGTGGTGATCAACTACTTTAGCGAAAAACAGAATCCGAACGAGGTCAAAGAAGCGGTCATCAAGGCGGGCGGTGAAGCCGTTATCGTCCAAGGAGATGTTACGAAAGAGGAAGATGTGAAAAACATTGTACAAACTGCGATTAAAGAGTTCGGCACACTCGATATTATGATAAATAACGCCGGACTTGAAAATCCTGTGGCGTCTCACGAAATGCCGCTGAAGGATTGGGATAAAGTCATCAGCACGAACTTAACCGGCGCTTTTTTAGGAAGCCGGGAAGCGATTAAATATTTCGTAGAACACGATATCAAGGGAAATGTCATCAACATGTCCAGTGTGCATGAAGTGATTCCGTGGCCGTTATTTGTCCACTATGCGGCTAGTAAAGGCGGGATTAAACTGATGACGGAAACATTAGCGCTGGAGTACGCGCCTAAGGGCATTCGTGTCAATAATATTGGGCCAGGCGCGATCAACACGCCAATCAATGCCGAAAAATTCGCTGATCCTAAACAGAAAGCAGATGTTGAAAGCATGATTCCGATGGGATATATCGGCGAACCGGAGGAAATCGCCGCGGTAGCGGTATGGCTTGCTTCGAAGGAATCAAGCTACGTCACAGGTATCACGTTATTCGCGGACGGCGGTATGACACAATACCCTTCCTTCCAGGCAGGACGCGGATAAATCAAAAAAGCGACCCAGATATGTCTTCTGGATCGCTTTTTTCATTAGGCGCGCTTTTTCTTTACAAGCGCTGCTACAGACAAAATGATGGCTGCGGCAGACAGCACAATCGCTGTGATGTTGAGAGCTGAAGAGCCTGTGTCTTCGGAATCGTCTTCCGTTTTCGTGGCGCCGTGCTCATCTGTCACTTGTTTTGCAGCAGTGATGTTTGTAATGGAATGAGGCGTATCCGCATCCTCGTCACCTGTCCATTCGACAATGCTGCCGTCCTTGTAATATTGGTATGCGTCCCAAGCGGCTTCCTCCGCTTTGTCAGGGTTTTTGGCAACAAAGGTAAACCGCTGGAACTGTCCTTCCTGAATGCCGCCGTCAGTCGCCTCCCATGTGACGGAAACTGATTGATCATCGTGTTTCTGGGTGGATATCTTCCAGCCCGGAATCGGCTCGTACTGCTGGAACTCAACATCCTTCGGCATTTTGAGGACAACCTTTGTTGTCGGCAGGTTTTTTTCAGAAGGAACCTTCATTGTATAGGTTTCCCATGAACCTGCAGCGGATTCAGCGGGCTTTACAGTAACGTGCGCGCTGGCAGGGGCCGTAAAGAATAAAAGTGAGCCGACAATAGCTGGACATAGTGTGAATGCGATTTTTTTTAACAACGTAAAACACTCCTCTAATTGGTTTTTGTAAACATCATATTGATTTCGTTAAAGTCACCGGTCAAACCGTGGACTTTGATCTTCCAGTTTCCTTTTTCATTAATGGATAGGTTTTCATCCTGGAAGACGCCCTTTGCTTTCTCTTTTAATTGGAAGGTGTTTTTGTTCTCGCTGCCTGACAGACCTGTTTTATAAACGGTTAACGTGATTTGCTGGATGTTTTTTACCGGGTCGCCGTTATGGTCGGTGACTCGCAGCTCAAATACGTTTTTGCCAGGCTGGTTCGGGCTGATGCTGAGAGAAACGCTTTGCCCGTTCTCAATCGCTTTGGTTTGGTAGAACGGTTCCGGCACCGGCTCAGGCGGGCTCGGCAGGCTGGTAAACACGGCCGCTGTGATCAATACAGCGATGCCGATTGCCCATTCCGCTTTCACGGTCCGGCTGATTCCTGCGCGGCGCTGTTTTCTGGTGAGCAGAAAATGAACCGCGCCTAAGGCCAGCATCAACACAAACAATCCGCTTTTAACTAAAAGAGCTTGCCCATACGCTGTGCGGAACAGTGAATCCATCGAACGAATGATGAAAAATCCATTAAGCAAACCTGAAAATAAAATGACGCCGACTGCAGTAAGCGCCCACGGCGAGAAGCGGCTTACCGTTTCCCATGCGAGCGTTTTGTCAGGCTGCTTCCATTCGTTTGCGAACAGCAAAACGAGTGCCGCTATTCCGCCGACCCAGATGGAAGCGGATGATAAATGAAGGAAATCCATCAAAATCCCGACCGCTTTTTCTTCAACGACAGCAGCATGGCCGGTAAACGCTTTGGCAAGCAGGAGACCGAAAAAGAAAATGAGCGGCGCTGTCCAATAGCCAAAGGACGAATAGCGGTTTTTGCGTATCGCAGGGATCACAGACAGTGCTAGCAGCACGAACAGCGCGGCCTGTATGATCCAAATGGTGCCGCCTGCTGTCTCAAACAGTGTCTCTCTGATATAGATCGGCTGGAAGGCGCTGTCCCAGCCGCCCGCGTTTGCTTTTGTCTGAATCGGAAGCTGAAGCAAAAGGGCCAGGCCCAATGCGGTAATCGAGACGATCAAGATGCGTCTCGTCCGTTTGGCGAGTTGTTCTGAATCCCCTTTATACCAGAAGAGATGGAAGAAAACCGTCCCGATAAACAAAGATAAGGCTGTATACAGCATCGCTCGGTCTGCGGCTGTTTCCGGGTTCAGCGGTGAACCTGCTGCTTTTTGGCTGCTGAATCCGCCTTCCGCTTTCCCGATGCTGAACGGTATGACGCCGGAGACCGGATGCCCGTCCGCGGACACGGCATTCCATTCCGCTCTGTACACATCATGCGGCAGATTCTTTTTCAGCTTCACTGTCATGATGTGATTGTTATCTTTTTTGATTTCAGTCTTGCCGTTATCCACCCGTTCGCCGTTTGAATTATAGACTTTAATGTAATGAAACCCTTCTTCTACCGGTTCATTAAATTCGATTTCTGCATGTGCAGGTGCGCTTTTTAATTCGCTGTTTTCACTAGGTGAAGATTTGACGATATAGGCGTGAGCAAAGCTTGTTTTCGGCAGGAAAACAAGAAAAAGCAGAAAGATGATCCACCATCTGTTTCGCTTCATCACTCAGACACCACCTTCCGCTGTATATGTTGTGTTTAATTCTTGGTGCAGGTGCAGCGCTTTTTTCTGTCCTGAAGCATATCTTCCAGCGCCTGATCGAAGGTGCGGACGGCTCCGCCGAATCCTTTTTGAAACCGTTCGGCATGATCGAGTGTCGCAAACGGAATCGCCTGCGGCTGGCAGCAGTGCAGGTTTAATTCAGCATTTACCACAAAATAAGCCGAACCGGCACTGACGGTTGTGTGTAACAGAAAATCTCGGCAAATTAAGTGTGAAATCTCTTCCGTTTTATCTGCGTAACGCAAAAACGCACAATGTGCGCAGCACAGCTGTTCAATGTCTTGGTTTACCGTAATCAGCTGAACCGAATGGACTTGATTGACCGGTTTTAGGCAATAGCTGCACATATGATCCGCTTGAGGTGTTCGGGCTGGGAGCGTGATGCCGCCGGCCGTTTTGATGACCTGATTTGACTGAACGAGCTGATTGACATCTCTGTATACCGTCATTTCCGAAACGCCGAACCGTGCGCTGATATCAGTAATTTTGAGCGCGCCTTCTTCTTTCAGCCACTTCAGTATGTGTTGCTGTCTATTAATCGGAAGCATTCATACATCCCCTCCATTAAGATCTATTTAAGCGTAGAGGATTTTAGAGACAGAGACAAGTAAGCTGATGATAAAAAATGTGAAAATGTGTTGAACAGCAACAAAACGAAACAGAAGGGACTCTGGTATAATAGACATATGGAATGGAAAGTGAGGAATACCCTATGAAAGAAACTCTATGCCCCAATTGCGGCAAACCTTTGACAGGCGACATGGTCAGATCATCCAATGTGCCTTGCCAATTTCGCTGCGGACACTGCCGGGAACGGCTTTATGAATATAAAGTATCAGCTCCGATGATGCTGGTGTCACTAGCGGTCATCGTGCTGCTCATTTATCTGTTGCTGCTCCTCCGCAATGCGGCAGGGTCAATGCTGCCGGCCGCACAGCACGTCCCGATGGCTGTTTTTGCGCTTGTGTGCGCGTATCCTGTTTTTATTGTAAGTGAACGGATGATCGCAAAGTACGTGATTCAAAACGGCAACATTATTTATAGAGGTAAGAGAAAAGGCTCCTGATACCAGAGGCTCCTGATACCAGGAGCCTTTTTATTTTTAAAAAATGTCACACCCATGTGCCAAAGTCCTCTTTACTTTCAATTGTATAGGGACTGTAAGCGTTTTAACATAGAGTCAAAGGGAAGCAAAATTCTCTGAATCTATTTTTATAGCTTACAGCGACAACAAGGAGGGTTTATATATGCAGCAAGAACAGCAAGGCGGCATGAAAGTGAAAGTGCAGCGCTTCGGCAGTTATTTGAGCGGAATGATTATGCCGAATATCGGCGCGTTTATCGCGTGGGGCATCATTACCGCGCTGTTTATTCCGGCGGGATGGATTCCAAATGAACAGCTGAATACACTTGTCAGCCCGATGATCACA
Coding sequences:
- a CDS encoding MauE/DoxX family redox-associated membrane protein, which produces MISISLVFRLLLANIFISTSFSKIMKFSDFKKTVFSFTKINNSRVILTSSIFVITAELILSLLLLFQSTRWIGALGIFILLLVFTILISFNLKKRNIIKCSCGGVLGSSFIGKKTIFRNLSLMLLSFAILIIPTRTNTVNVYNFILLELGIVFLFIGLIIARNIHNLLDEKWDLNAD
- a CDS encoding YcnI family protein, with translation MLKKIAFTLCPAIVGSLLFFTAPASAHVTVKPAESAAGSWETYTMKVPSEKNLPTTKVVLKMPKDVEFQQYEPIPGWKISTQKHDDQSVSVTWEATDGGIQEGQFQRFTFVAKNPDKAEEAAWDAYQYYKDGSIVEWTGDEDADTPHSITNITAAKQVTDEHGATKTEDDSEDTGSSALNITAIVLSAAAIILSVAALVKKKRA
- the glcU gene encoding glucose uptake protein GlcU, encoding MDLLLALLPALFWGSIVLFNVKLGGGPYSQTLGTTIGALIVSIVIYFFVQPALSLRIFIVGIVSGLFWSLGQSNQLKSIELMGVSKTMPISTGMQLVSTSLFGVIVFREWSTPIAITLGILALIFIIVGIILASLEDKKDKKEGEPSNFKKGILILLVSTLGYLVYVVVARLFNVSGWSALLPQAIGMVIGGLALTYKHKPFNKYAIRNILPGLIWAGGNMFLFISQPKVGVATSFSLSQMGIVISTLGGIFILREKKSKRQLIGIGIGIALIIAAAIFLGIAKTNS
- a CDS encoding ATP-binding cassette domain-containing protein, with the translated sequence MFRNVFKVIKIYFHISKLSLIILLLFSVMLSILPIYSLTVTEEIGNNISSSTDFSKIIWLLIYQAILYISIQILSLINSIIENNLDYKFTYHFELNLINKVSKIRTSTLDNSTIYNDILQVSQVIPLMGTRLLIDIIELVKGILSITGLIVILKNLHWSIVTLLVIISAINFLMSRLYNKEELAILDKTSEIKRKKDTIWDLLKNRESVVQIKMFQVGDYLINKWSKYYWKAVNPERILNNKREFLVQILMIGTQILQLVILIIFIISNWPNIPIGTFMLLIQAISQFQGFSHQIVGSLTNLHQTTIYLPLYFNILNKEEEEPAATKKVNFDKLEHSIRVEDLSFRYSNSESYCLKNVNLEILKGEKVAVVGFNGSGKTTLIKCLIGLYDNYAGSIYYDSREIQEYNQDSIRKQIGWLAQDFIEYPYHLEENVYLGDIMKKDPDLTYSLEKSLVNEFAKKLPLKLKTVLDPSFEEGVDLSGGQWQKVALARLFYRDSNLMVMDEPTSAIDPISENKIYKNLFKEDKDKTIIILTHRLNVCTLVDKVIVMKDGNITDIGSHKELIKSSSYYNELYTSQTQDGYLKL
- the gdh gene encoding glucose 1-dehydrogenase; this translates as MYPDLKGKVVAITGAASGLGKAMAIRFGKEQAKVVINYFSEKQNPNEVKEAVIKAGGEAVIVQGDVTKEEDVKNIVQTAIKEFGTLDIMINNAGLENPVASHEMPLKDWDKVISTNLTGAFLGSREAIKYFVEHDIKGNVINMSSVHEVIPWPLFVHYAASKGGIKLMTETLALEYAPKGIRVNNIGPGAINTPINAEKFADPKQKADVESMIPMGYIGEPEEIAAVAVWLASKESSYVTGITLFADGGMTQYPSFQAGRG
- the ycnK gene encoding copper uptake transcriptional regulator YcnK produces the protein MLPINRQQHILKWLKEEGALKITDISARFGVSEMTVYRDVNQLVQSNQVIKTAGGITLPARTPQADHMCSYCLKPVNQVHSVQLITVNQDIEQLCCAHCAFLRYADKTEEISHLICRDFLLHTTVSAGSAYFVVNAELNLHCCQPQAIPFATLDHAERFQKGFGGAVRTFDQALEDMLQDRKKRCTCTKN
- a CDS encoding copper resistance CopC/CopD family protein — protein: MKRNRWWIIFLLFLVFLPKTSFAHAYIVKSSPSENSELKSAPAHAEIEFNEPVEEGFHYIKVYNSNGERVDNGKTEIKKDNNHIMTVKLKKNLPHDVYRAEWNAVSADGHPVSGVIPFSIGKAEGGFSSQKAAGSPLNPETAADRAMLYTALSLFIGTVFFHLFWYKGDSEQLAKRTRRILIVSITALGLALLLQLPIQTKANAGGWDSAFQPIYIRETLFETAGGTIWIIQAALFVLLALSVIPAIRKNRYSSFGYWTAPLIFFFGLLLAKAFTGHAAVVEEKAVGILMDFLHLSSASIWVGGIAALVLLFANEWKQPDKTLAWETVSRFSPWALTAVGVILFSGLLNGFFIIRSMDSLFRTAYGQALLVKSGLFVLMLALGAVHFLLTRKQRRAGISRTVKAEWAIGIAVLITAAVFTSLPSPPEPVPEPFYQTKAIENGQSVSLSISPNQPGKNVFELRVTDHNGDPVKNIQQITLTVYKTGLSGSENKNTFQLKEKAKGVFQDENLSINEKGNWKIKVHGLTGDFNEINMMFTKTN